In Desulfomonilaceae bacterium, a single genomic region encodes these proteins:
- a CDS encoding PRC-barrel domain-containing protein: MKKNGFGLYAAIICILLAGQVWAETATTPLEGWQRSSQITGMTVTNPQGEKLGKIDDLLIDPGGALKYAILSHGGILGIGEKLIAIPWRALKLGKEKTTLVINIDKGALEKAPNFDPKDWPKVTSPDSLKKIDMYYK; encoded by the coding sequence ATGAAAAAGAACGGTTTTGGGTTGTATGCGGCAATAATTTGCATTCTACTTGCGGGCCAAGTCTGGGCTGAAACGGCCACTACTCCCCTGGAGGGATGGCAGAGGTCCAGCCAGATAACGGGAATGACAGTCACCAACCCGCAAGGGGAAAAACTTGGGAAGATCGATGATCTCCTGATCGATCCAGGCGGCGCCTTGAAATACGCCATTTTGTCCCATGGAGGCATACTAGGGATTGGCGAGAAATTAATCGCCATTCCATGGAGAGCTTTGAAACTGGGAAAGGAAAAGACTACCCTAGTCATTAATATCGATAAAGGGGCTCTGGAAAAGGCCCCGAATTTCGACCCTAAGGATTGGCCCAAGGTCACATCCCCAGATTCGCTGAAGAAAATCGACATGTATTATAAGTAA